The genomic window CTTGCTGGGCACCAAAACTATCCAGGACATGATCCTGAAAAATCGCCTGGAAGAGATTAAGGAGATTATGGAGAAGTCGGAAAACCTGGGCATGCAAACCTTTGATACGGCGCTCTTCAAACTCTACAAAGACGAAAAAATCACCTTCGACGAAGCCGTCGCAAACTCGGATTCGCCCAATAACCTGCGCTTGAAAATCAAACTCTCCAAGGAAAACGATGCACCCGAGGAGCCGGCCTTGCCGGACGAAAAACCCGCGGAAGCCCCCAAGGCAAATCCCTTCGACTCGAGCTTTGGCGAGCTGAAACTGGAAACCATCGACGACGATGACGAGAACCCCTTCAAGGGGTCTGGTGCTTAGGGCTTTAATCCACAGTCGCGAGTGACTCCTCACGAATGCGAAGAGAGTTCAACACGATGGTGATGGATGAGGCGGCCATGGCGATTGCGGCGACCGCCGGGTGTACCCAACCCACGAGCGCCGCGGGTATCGCCACCAGATTGTAGATCACCGCTCCAAAAATATTCTGGCGCAAGACCCCACCGGCAGAAGAAACCAGGGTCAGCAATCCCGGAACGCGCTCCACACCGCCGCGGAGCAGGGTTGCAGCGGAGGCCGTGCGCGCCGCATCCAGAGCGTTTTCTACGGCGACCCCCAGATCTGCCGCGGCGATCGCCGGACCATCATTGAGACCATCTCCCACAAAGGCCGTAGCACAACCCTGGGCGGCGTCTTCAACAATGGATACCTTGTCTTCCGGTGAGCATCGGGCAATGCCCTCCACCCCCAACTCCCGCGCAATACGCGCCACGGGCTTGGAAGCATCGCCGCTCAGAATAGTCACCGCTATCCCCTGGCTTTTTAGCCACTCAATAGCATCCCGGGCACCCGGGCGAAGAGGGTCATGAAGATCAATGGCACCAAGCACCTCATCGTTGCGTGCCACCCACACACGCGAAAACCCCTCGTCCTCAGCAAAGGGGCATTGAAGACCTTCCTCCTCAAACCACTGCGCGCTACCCACGCGCAAGATCGTCGCCGCAGACTCCAGGCGTACGCCCCGTCCCACCACCGTGCGAGTGTGATCTGGCGTTTGCCCATGGTTTTCTTCATCGCGATCAAAGAACCCATAAGTATCCAGCTTCAGGTTGCGCGCCAGAGCCTCTCTGACGATGGCCGTTGCCAGAGGATGACGGGAGTGTCGTTCTACCCGCGCCGCCAGGGCAAGAAGCTCCCCCTCGCTCACACCGGCCACGGGCTTTAGGGCGCATACCACCGGCTTGCCCTCGGTCAGCGTGCCGGTTTTATCCAGAAACACCCGACGTATTTTTTCGGCCCCGGTCAGCACCCGCAGATCCCGCAGCAAAATCCCCGCCGCTACCGCCCGACGCGTCGCGCCCAGTCCTGCCAGGGGCGCCGCAAGGGACAGGGCGCAGGGGCAGGCAATAACAAACACGGCGATGGCACGCTCGGCGACCGCTATTGCTCCGGCACCGGTCGCCACCGCAACACACCCGCCGATGACCGCAGCGATGGTCGCGAGGAGCAAAAAGTAACGCGCCACCAGATCAATACGACGCTGCCAATCGGGCTTGCGCATCAGGGTGGAACGAACCTGCCGGGCCAGGGCGTCGATGCGCCGATCGCCCGACGCGCCCGTGACCCGAAGCTTCAGGGGGCCTTCTACCACCACCTCCCCGGCACAGAGCGCATCCCCGGTCTTTACACGAATCGCCCGGGACTCCCCGGTCAACAGATGGCGGTCCAGGAGTCCGTCGCTTCCCTCGACCACACCGTCTGCGGCCAGGGTGTCCCCCACCTCGGCAAGCAACAGATCGCCTGCAGCGATCTGGCTGACAGGAACAATCTCCAACGCCCCGTTGGTGGCTATTCTGGCGACTTTTCCTGGGGCGAGATCCAGGAGCTGCGCCAGGGCATCGCGGCCCCTGCGAGCCACCTTTAACTGTATGAGACGCGCTAACAGTTGGAGAGTGATGAGCGCGACCGCCACCTCGAAATACACGTCGGCACCGCCGCCGGCCAGGGAAAACACCGATAAAGCTACAGCGCCGGCGACACCTATGCTCACCAGGGCATCGATACCCGCGGCACCCACCCGCAGGGTTGCAAAGGCCATGGCGTAAAAGGGCCGGCCACAGACCAGGATTACGGGCAGACTGGCGATCGCCGCCGCCCAGGCGAGGCCGTGGGCCACGGCGGCATTCGGCGCCGCGTCGAGATAGAGGCCAATAGATGGCAGCATGGTCCACATACCAAAGAACATAGCGACCACGAATTTAAGTCGCAGGGAACGCTCCGGCGCGTCGACGCCATCGCCGGCGGCTTCTTCGCCCGGCCTGCGCGCTGTATAGCCGAGGCTCGTAATGACGTTCCGGGCGGCATCAGCGTTCTGTTGCCCCGAGCGCCAGCGAAGGAGAGCGGCGCCCGCTGCCAGGTCCACGGAGGCCTCGACCACCCCGGGAAGTTGTCCCAGGCGCCGCTCCAGCGATGAGGCGCATCCACCGCAGAACATGCCGTCAACAATTAACAGTTCGTCGATATGCGCCGAAGACGAAAGTGCGCTAACGGCCTGATTCATGGGGCTCAGCCGTCACCAAAGACGGCGTTGAGCTCTTCTCCCCCGCTCCAGGGCGCGGTGCGCTCAGGATCACGCGCTCGCCCCTTGGCGATTTCGTCGGGCGTCAGGGGCGAGGCGTCATTTCCCCAGGTGGAGCGAATGTGGCTCGTCACCGAGGCAAGCTCTGCATCGGACAATCTCGAAAAGGCCGGCATGACGCCGTTGTAGACCGCGCCCTGCACCTGGATAGGCCCCTGGATACCGTAGAGCATGATCTGCACAAGACGCTCCCGGGAGCCCAGCACCCAGCGCGAATCAACCAGGGGCGGAAACACGCCGGCCAGGCCCTTGCCGTCCGCCTGATGGCAGGCAACGCAGTTGGCCGCAAAAACCTGAGCCCCATCGACCTGGTCCATGGTGGGCACCTCGATGGGTGTTCTACGGTCACCGGCCGTGAGGGGGAAGCCGGCATTGGCAAAGTAATACCAGACCCCCCAGGACACCATGACCACCGCCAGAATCAACAGCGGCAAAGGCGTGGGATTGCGCAGCTCTTCGGGTTCATCGCGCTCCCGGGACTGGGTCCGGGCGCGATTTTTTTGCTGGGGTGTCACGGCCCTACCTCCTCACCGGCATCCGCCCGGGGAATCTCATTCACCTCGTAGGTCCGATCGAGTTCCAGCAGGTACTGCACGAGATCGAGGGCCTCCGGCAGCGCGACAATGACACCACTCTCGGGCGCGTAATCCGGCGGGAGATCCACCACGACGCCGCCTTCTTCTACCGCATCTACCTCCGCAAACAAAAACGGATAGCTGGGCATGATGCTCCAGGGCATGATGGCCCGGGGATTGTAGAGGTGGGACAAATGCCATGCGCTGCTCGGCTGCCGGGCTCCGATGTTCAGAAGATCAGGACCCGTGCGCATGGTCCCCAGCAGGTGCGGCGAATCATAGGTGTAGTCACCGGGCACCGATGGACGACCCCATCCGCGCAGACCGTCAGGCCCGAGGGAAGGGTCCCGGGGCTGCTGGCTGTGGCAATACACACAACCCAGGCTGACGTACAGGTCGCGACCGCGCTGCGCCGATTCGGAGTAGGGCTCCAATCCCCGGGGCACCTTGGCCGATGACTGCAGCTGAATCGTGGGCATGACAACAATCATCAGGGTGGCAAACAACAGAATCATTGCCGCGCCTGCGAGAATTCCAACGGCGCGCGTCATGCTGGCTGCTCCTGACGTCGGAACAAGGCCGCGCCGGGCTTCCGCGCTCCCCAACCCAAGAGGATAAGGAATGCGTGGCCGGTGAAAATCAGATGGCCGAGGGTCATGAGGCTACCTCCTGCGGAACGTGCCACCAGATAAGGCTCGGTGATAAGCACCGAATCCATGAAAGGCCTGTCGGGATCGAGCATCGCGAGGCCCTGTAACCAGCCGCCGATGGTCAGGGGCCAGAAGTAGACAAGAAAGCCCGCGAACACCAGCCAGAAATGCGCCGCGATCGCCCGGGGAAAGGGCCACTCCCTCCCCGTCACCCGGGGCATGATGAAGTAGACGCTGCCGAACATGACGAAGGCGAAAAAGCCGTAGGCACCAAGATGCGCGTGGGCCACGGTGTAATGGGTGAAGTGAGTCACCGCATTCACACTGCGAAGCGCCTCCAGAGACCCCTGCACGCTGGCAGCGGTGTAGAGCATTGCGCCAACCGTTACAAAACGCAGGGTGGGGGAGTAAATCAGCAGTCGCCAGTGCCGCGCCACGGTCATGTGATGGTTTACGGCCACGGATAGCACAGGAATCACCATCATCACACTGTGGACAATGGACAGCGTGACGGCCCAGGTGGGCACGGGACCGCCGATAAGATGATGAAGACCGACCTGGGAGTAAAAAAGCGCCAATGCCCAGAAGCCGATGAGTGACAGACCGTAGGAATAGATGGGGGCACCCACAATCTTGGGGATCATGTAGTAAGCCGCGGCCAGCCCGAGCGGCGTCATCCAGAGCCCCAGCACGTTGTGGGCATACCACCAGTTGAGCATGGATTGCTCAACGCCCCCGAAGAGGTTGGGCAGATTCGCGGTAAGGAACAGCATAGGGAACCAGATGAGCGCGGCGATGAGATACCAGGCACTGACGTACAGATGCTGCACCCTGCGCTGGAGCAAGGTCAGAATCAAAGGCACAGCCGCAAACCCTCCACCGAGCACCAGCAGGATATCCACGATCCAGGGAAACTCCAGCCATTCGAGACCGTCGCTGTAGCCCAGGAGAACAGCAGCAATACCGCCGATTACACCCAGGTTCCACACCACGGCTCCCAGTGTGGCCCAGTTGGCTCCCACCAGCGGTGTTTTAAATAAACGGGGGATCAGCCAGACACCCACAGAGATCCCCGCCATGGAGGACCAGCCGTAGGCCGCGGCATTGAGGTGCGCAGGTCGAATGCGCCCAAAGGTTAGCGCGGCGTCTTGAACTAAAAACTCGGGAATGTGCAGCTTGAGGGACGCCACCACGCCCAGAAGCGAAGCCACGGCCAGCCAGAGGAGCGACGACATCATCCAGACCAGCACCGGCACGCGCGTTGAGGCGTCGGCGATCCAGCGAGCAGCCAGGGCATCATCGACGGCGCTGCTGTCCTCGTCCTCTCCGGGCTCGACCACGCGGTCGTCATCCCGCGAGCGCTGCATGTCCGCGCGATCAGCTTCGGTCATGGCGGGGTCTTCGATACGACCCACCTCACCTTCCGCGAAGATCGTGCGAGCCGCGCGCTCCCCCAAAGTGAACTGGTCATTCGCAAGAGCCCAGATCAGCAACGCCAGACCGCCAACGGAAATCACGAAGGTCGCGGCAAGGAGAAACGAAATTGCTGTGGTCATAAAAAGTCGCTTATCTGATGACAGGGAATCTGGAAGGACTGACGGATCGTAGTTACCTGCACGCACTCACTTGCACGTAGTTACTTGCACTTAGGTACGTGCCTCTGCGAAGGGGTGTTCACCGCCGTCGTGTGTTTGTCCATGTAGTACAAGACAGGGCCGCACGGTGAAAACAGGCTTTATCGGGAGATTTTTTGCATGTCCATCATCACCTTGCTGCGACCGAAACAACGCGCAAGCAGCGCCCTCGTTCATGCGAGCTCCTGCCGCGGCTACGTCGTTGAGCTGGACCCCGAGGAGCAAAGCTCACCCCGGATGCTGGAAAGCCTCACGGGGAAAGTGGTGCACTTTCGCTCCCTGGACCGTGTCCGTGATGCCCTCAGGCGGCGAGGCGTGCGCAGAGCGACACTGGTGCAGTCCCACGCCTGCGAGGAACTGAGCGCCCTCGGCGTCTCAAAAGCTGAAGAGCGGGGTGTCACAGTCCTCGATGAAACGGGCAGCTGACGCCCTGCCTGAGTTTGTGCGCCTGAGCTGACACATCAGGGCGCGTTCATTTGTCGTGGAACAGACCCAGGCTGCGGTCTCATCAGGCACCCGGGCAGGCATCCATTTCCTAAGAAAGGCTTATCAGAGCGCTGACATCGCCCTATGATGGCAACCCTTTGGCAGCTGGACGCACCCCTGAACACCATCACTCCCCGACAGCTCGGCACCCGTGAGGTCATTCTCCTCGCCGCTGCGGGCGCCATCGTCACGGCAAACGCCTACTACATACACCCGATCATTGGGCCCGTGGCAGACAGCTTTAAGGTGAGCTATGGACTTGTGGGTCTGGTGCCGGCGCTGAATCAGATCGCCCTGGCCCTGGGGGTACTGTTTCTTCTGCCCCTGGGTGATCGCATGAGCAACCGCCGCCTCGCCGTTATCTGCATCGGCGCCCAGGTCGCGGCTCTCGTCTTGATGGCCACGGTAAAGGACTACTGGCTGTTTATCACAGCGTCGAGCCTTCTTGGTTTTTTTACCATCACGCCCTATTTGCTTCCGGCCTACACGTCCAAACGCGTGCCCATAGAGCGTCTGGGCTTTGTCACCGCCGTTCTGACAACGGGTGTCATCGCCGGTGTACAGCTCTCGCGGGTGACCTCTGGCGTCATGGGTGAACTACTGGGTTGGCGGAGTGTTTACTGGATGGCCGCAGGGCTGATGGCACTCTCAATGCTTGTGCTGCCAATGCTCATGGACCGGGACGAGACCTCCGAAGAAATCCCCGGAGAGAGCTATGGCAGCTTGCTGAAGTCCCTCATCCTGTTGGCCACGGGCCACCCCCGGGTCATGATCTCCGGCGTGATTCAGGGGCTGGGCTTCTCGGCATTTTTATGCTGCTGGCTGGGCATCGGACTACATCTCACCAGCGACGAACTCAAACTGGGAACGGACACCGTGGGTTACCTCGCGGCCTTCTCTGGCGTGGGCCTGCTGGTAACGCCGCGCCTCGGGCGCTGGGCCGATCGCTTCGGCGCCGAGCGGGCGCGTCTACGCGTGGCCATCATCAACTTCCTGGGCATTTTGACCCTGAGCCTGGCGCCCATCCACTGGCTGTTTCTGCTCCTACCCATCGGCATTATGAGCACCGTGGGACCCATGGTGGATGTCACGGGGCGCATGACCAGCCTCAACAAACCACCGGCGGTTCGCACCCGCCTGATGACCCTGTACATCACCCTCATGTTTCTGGGCGGCGGCATGGGTAGCTGGACCGGCGCCCTCGCCTACGATCTTGGCGGCTGGTGGGGCACCGTGGGTCTCAGCAGCTTTTTCGCAGCCCTGGTATGCCTTTTGTCATGGCAGCAGGCGCGGGAACGCTGAGGCGTTCAACGCCCTCAGGGATCTCTTGGGATTAAACCGGCGGCCTGCAGGCAGCTAATCCTGGCTCGATAACCTTAGCTCCACCCCTCACCTGCACCTCTCACCTCCTCTCCTTAGCTACACACCCGTAGCTGCACACCCGTAGCTGCACACCCGTAGCTGCACACGGGGGATTATGCGAGTATTCGACTCCCCTGGATTCACACAAGGCGATTCAATATGAGCACCGTCAGGTCCATCCTGTCCACGTTGACCCTGGCCTCGAGCCTCCTGCTGTCCGGCACAGGCAGTGCCGCCGATGAGGCAGAGGCCCTTTTGTCGGAGGCCACCTTCGAGGGCCTGACCCTCCGCAACATCGGCCCGGCGGTGCGATCCGGGCGTATCGCAGACATTGCTATCCATCCCCAGGACGAGAACACCTGGTATATCGCGGTGGGTTCCGGCGGTGTCTGGAAAACCGTCAACGCCGGCACCACCTTTGAGCCGGTTTTCGACGACGAGGGCTCCTATTCCATCGGCGCCGTGGCTCTGGATGCCAACAACAGCAATACGGTATGGGTGGGCACCGGCGAACACGGCGGCGGCCGGCACTTCGGCTTTGGTGACGGCATCTACAAGTCCATGGATGGCGGCAAGACCTGGACAAACATGGGTCTTGAGGATTCCCAACATATCGGCGAAATCATCGTCCATCCCGAGAACTCCGATGTCATCTACGTTGCCTCTCAAGGGCCGCTCTGGAGCCCCGGCGGCGATCGTGGGTTTTTCAAGTCAGCGGATGGCGGCCAGACCTGGACCAAGACCCTGGGCGATGAGGCCTTCACCGGTGTAACTGACATTGCCATCGACCCACGAAACCCGGAGCGAGTCTACGCCGCAACCTGGCAGCATCATCGCACTGTGGCGGCGGTGATGGACGGCGGTGCAAAGTCCGCTATCTATCGCAGTGAAGATGGTGGGGATAGCTGGAAGAAACTGTCCGAGGGTTTGCCCGAAGGCAAGATGGGCAAGATCGGCCTGGCAATATCGCCGCAGCAGCCGGACATTGTTTACGCCGCCATCGAACTCGACCGGCGTAAAGGAGGCACCTGGAAGTCGACGGATGGTGGCGAGTCCTGGACTCAGCAATCGGAGGTCATCTCCGGTGGCACCGGCCCCCACTATTACGTGGAGCTGTATGCATCACCCCATCGCTTTGACCATCTTTACATGATGGATGCCTCCATGAAGCAATCCCTCGACGGCGGCAAGACCTGGGGACCCGTGAACCGTCAGCACCGTCATGGGGACAACCATGCCCTGGCCTTCAAGCGCAGCGATCCCGATTACCTGCTCCTGGGCACCGATGGCGGGGTCTACGAGAGCTTTGACCTGGCGGACAACTGGCGCTACATGCCCAATCTGCCGGTCACGCAGTTCTACAAGCTGGCCGTGGACGATGCGGCGCCCTTCTACAACATCTACAGCGGTACCCAGGACAACGGCACCCAGGGCGGCCCCTCGCGCACGGACAGCGTCAACGGTATACGCAACTCTGACTGGAGCCTGGTGCTGAACTGGGATGGCCATGCACCTGCCACAGAACCTGGTAATCCGGATATCGTCTACGCCGAGCGTCAGGAGGGCGCGCTGTCGCGCATCGACATGACCACCGGCGAAGTCGTGGATATCCAGCCGCAGGCGGGCGAGGATGAGGATTACGAGCGTTTTAACTGGGACGCGCCGATCCACGTCAGCCCCCACAACCCCGCGCGCATTTACTTCGCCAGTCAGCGAGTCTGGCGCTCAGATAACCGTGGCGACAGCTGGCAGGCAATCTCCGGTGACCTCACCCGCAATGAAGAGCGCTTCGAGTTACCGATTATGGGTCGCCAGCAAAGCTGGGATTCATCCTGGGATGTGCTCGCCATGTCCAACTACAACTCTATTACGTCGCTATCGGAATCACCGTTAGTGGAGGGCCTGATTTACGCGGGCACCGACGATGGCCTCCTGCAGGTTACGGAGGATGGCGGGGCTAACTGGCGATCCGTCGAGGTCAGCCGCATGGGCGTTCCCAAGCGCGCCTTCATCAACGACATCAAGGCCGATCTCCACGATCCCGACACGGTTTACGTAGCCCTCGATAACCACAAGTACGGCGACTACGCACCGTACCTGTTAAAGAGCACTGACCGCGGACAGAGTTGGGAGTCCATCAGCGGTGACCTGCCCGAGCGACATCTTGTATGGCGTATGGTGCAGGATCACGAGAAACCGGAACTCCTGTTTGCCGCAACGGAGTTCGGCGTGTTTTTCTCTATCGATGCGGGTGATAACTGGATCGAGCTTGAAGGTGGCGTACCGACGATCAGTTTTCGGGACCTCGCCATCCAACGCCGGGAGAACGACCTCGTGGGCGCATCTTTCGGGCGGGGATTCTTCATTCTGGACGACTACAGCGCACTGCGCGAAGTCAGCAAAGCGTCCCTCGAACAGGAAGGCTCCCTCTACTCAACGCGCAAAGCCTGGCTGTACATCCCCCGCTCCGACCTGGATTTTGATGATCTCAAAGGCTCTCAGGGAGCCTCGCACTACGTCGCACCCAACC from Congregibacter litoralis KT71 includes these protein-coding regions:
- a CDS encoding heavy metal translocating P-type ATPase, encoding MNQAVSALSSSAHIDELLIVDGMFCGGCASSLERRLGQLPGVVEASVDLAAGAALLRWRSGQQNADAARNVITSLGYTARRPGEEAAGDGVDAPERSLRLKFVVAMFFGMWTMLPSIGLYLDAAPNAAVAHGLAWAAAIASLPVILVCGRPFYAMAFATLRVGAAGIDALVSIGVAGAVALSVFSLAGGGADVYFEVAVALITLQLLARLIQLKVARRGRDALAQLLDLAPGKVARIATNGALEIVPVSQIAAGDLLLAEVGDTLAADGVVEGSDGLLDRHLLTGESRAIRVKTGDALCAGEVVVEGPLKLRVTGASGDRRIDALARQVRSTLMRKPDWQRRIDLVARYFLLLATIAAVIGGCVAVATGAGAIAVAERAIAVFVIACPCALSLAAPLAGLGATRRAVAAGILLRDLRVLTGAEKIRRVFLDKTGTLTEGKPVVCALKPVAGVSEGELLALAARVERHSRHPLATAIVREALARNLKLDTYGFFDRDEENHGQTPDHTRTVVGRGVRLESAATILRVGSAQWFEEEGLQCPFAEDEGFSRVWVARNDEVLGAIDLHDPLRPGARDAIEWLKSQGIAVTILSGDASKPVARIARELGVEGIARCSPEDKVSIVEDAAQGCATAFVGDGLNDGPAIAAADLGVAVENALDAARTASAATLLRGGVERVPGLLTLVSSAGGVLRQNIFGAVIYNLVAIPAALVGWVHPAVAAIAMAASSITIVLNSLRIREESLATVD
- a CDS encoding c-type cytochrome; its protein translation is MTPQQKNRARTQSRERDEPEELRNPTPLPLLILAVVMVSWGVWYYFANAGFPLTAGDRRTPIEVPTMDQVDGAQVFAANCVACHQADGKGLAGVFPPLVDSRWVLGSRERLVQIMLYGIQGPIQVQGAVYNGVMPAFSRLSDAELASVTSHIRSTWGNDASPLTPDEIAKGRARDPERTAPWSGGEELNAVFGDG
- a CDS encoding cbb3-type cytochrome c oxidase subunit II — its product is MTRAVGILAGAAMILLFATLMIVVMPTIQLQSSAKVPRGLEPYSESAQRGRDLYVSLGCVYCHSQQPRDPSLGPDGLRGWGRPSVPGDYTYDSPHLLGTMRTGPDLLNIGARQPSSAWHLSHLYNPRAIMPWSIMPSYPFLFAEVDAVEEGGVVVDLPPDYAPESGVIVALPEALDLVQYLLELDRTYEVNEIPRADAGEEVGP
- a CDS encoding cbb3-type cytochrome c oxidase subunit I, producing the protein MTTAISFLLAATFVISVGGLALLIWALANDQFTLGERAARTIFAEGEVGRIEDPAMTEADRADMQRSRDDDRVVEPGEDEDSSAVDDALAARWIADASTRVPVLVWMMSSLLWLAVASLLGVVASLKLHIPEFLVQDAALTFGRIRPAHLNAAAYGWSSMAGISVGVWLIPRLFKTPLVGANWATLGAVVWNLGVIGGIAAVLLGYSDGLEWLEFPWIVDILLVLGGGFAAVPLILTLLQRRVQHLYVSAWYLIAALIWFPMLFLTANLPNLFGGVEQSMLNWWYAHNVLGLWMTPLGLAAAYYMIPKIVGAPIYSYGLSLIGFWALALFYSQVGLHHLIGGPVPTWAVTLSIVHSVMMVIPVLSVAVNHHMTVARHWRLLIYSPTLRFVTVGAMLYTAASVQGSLEALRSVNAVTHFTHYTVAHAHLGAYGFFAFVMFGSVYFIMPRVTGREWPFPRAIAAHFWLVFAGFLVYFWPLTIGGWLQGLAMLDPDRPFMDSVLITEPYLVARSAGGSLMTLGHLIFTGHAFLILLGWGARKPGAALFRRQEQPA
- a CDS encoding DUF6482 family protein, with amino-acid sequence MSIITLLRPKQRASSALVHASSCRGYVVELDPEEQSSPRMLESLTGKVVHFRSLDRVRDALRRRGVRRATLVQSHACEELSALGVSKAEERGVTVLDETGS
- a CDS encoding MFS transporter, coding for MMATLWQLDAPLNTITPRQLGTREVILLAAAGAIVTANAYYIHPIIGPVADSFKVSYGLVGLVPALNQIALALGVLFLLPLGDRMSNRRLAVICIGAQVAALVLMATVKDYWLFITASSLLGFFTITPYLLPAYTSKRVPIERLGFVTAVLTTGVIAGVQLSRVTSGVMGELLGWRSVYWMAAGLMALSMLVLPMLMDRDETSEEIPGESYGSLLKSLILLATGHPRVMISGVIQGLGFSAFLCCWLGIGLHLTSDELKLGTDTVGYLAAFSGVGLLVTPRLGRWADRFGAERARLRVAIINFLGILTLSLAPIHWLFLLLPIGIMSTVGPMVDVTGRMTSLNKPPAVRTRLMTLYITLMFLGGGMGSWTGALAYDLGGWWGTVGLSSFFAALVCLLSWQQARER
- a CDS encoding VPS10 domain-containing protein, translating into MSTVRSILSTLTLASSLLLSGTGSAADEAEALLSEATFEGLTLRNIGPAVRSGRIADIAIHPQDENTWYIAVGSGGVWKTVNAGTTFEPVFDDEGSYSIGAVALDANNSNTVWVGTGEHGGGRHFGFGDGIYKSMDGGKTWTNMGLEDSQHIGEIIVHPENSDVIYVASQGPLWSPGGDRGFFKSADGGQTWTKTLGDEAFTGVTDIAIDPRNPERVYAATWQHHRTVAAVMDGGAKSAIYRSEDGGDSWKKLSEGLPEGKMGKIGLAISPQQPDIVYAAIELDRRKGGTWKSTDGGESWTQQSEVISGGTGPHYYVELYASPHRFDHLYMMDASMKQSLDGGKTWGPVNRQHRHGDNHALAFKRSDPDYLLLGTDGGVYESFDLADNWRYMPNLPVTQFYKLAVDDAAPFYNIYSGTQDNGTQGGPSRTDSVNGIRNSDWSLVLNWDGHAPATEPGNPDIVYAERQEGALSRIDMTTGEVVDIQPQAGEDEDYERFNWDAPIHVSPHNPARIYFASQRVWRSDNRGDSWQAISGDLTRNEERFELPIMGRQQSWDSSWDVLAMSNYNSITSLSESPLVEGLIYAGTDDGLLQVTEDGGANWRSVEVSRMGVPKRAFINDIKADLHDPDTVYVALDNHKYGDYAPYLLKSTDRGQSWESISGDLPERHLVWRMVQDHEKPELLFAATEFGVFFSIDAGDNWIELEGGVPTISFRDLAIQRRENDLVGASFGRGFFILDDYSALREVSKASLEQEGSLYSTRKAWLYIPRSDLDFDDLKGSQGASHYVAPNPDFGAVFTYHLNGGLKTRSETRQEAEAPLEADGKNVAFPGWDALAKESMEAEPAILLVVRDEDGNVVRRIEGPREKGFHRVAWDLRYPAPKVIRFNETDDDDEPSRGLMAAPGTYTATLYKRVDGQVSQLDDPIEFQVERLYQGALPGASDEDVAAFWRAWEDATREASRLDLELARAIDRVDAMGTALSLSRADAGGLDARVHELRETLHALNAEIKGNPAKLEVGEKTRTTISQRLFAVERTVYRSLYGPTETSQQQLALANKAMASLREKLESAEATVEELSEALVEAGAPHVEGVSLN